Proteins encoded within one genomic window of Kibdelosporangium phytohabitans:
- a CDS encoding GntR family transcriptional regulator: MDESLHERIAADIRRRVLAGDLAVGAAVPSESQLCAQWDASRGPVRQALGTLRAEGLIGGGRGKPPVVLRQTMNQPFETFMSFSRWVAGLGRTPGQRTLEIARRPSTPEVSAALHLAEGTPVVQLLRLRLIDSQPTMIERSTFVEQVGRLLFGFDCDSGSIYAHLEANGVDTTHGSHVIDAVAADETDHELLDVPAGAPLLRERRTATSVTGEPFEYSDDRYRPDVVSFSIENSQRALPALSRIAERAS; this comes from the coding sequence GTGGACGAGTCGCTGCACGAACGCATCGCCGCTGACATACGCCGCCGGGTGCTCGCCGGTGACCTGGCCGTCGGCGCCGCCGTGCCCTCCGAGTCGCAGTTGTGCGCGCAGTGGGACGCCTCCCGCGGCCCGGTCCGGCAAGCACTGGGCACACTGCGCGCCGAAGGGCTGATCGGCGGTGGCCGCGGCAAACCCCCGGTGGTGCTGCGGCAGACGATGAACCAGCCGTTCGAGACCTTCATGTCGTTCTCCCGCTGGGTCGCGGGCCTCGGGCGCACGCCCGGCCAGCGGACGCTGGAGATCGCGCGCCGGCCGTCCACTCCGGAAGTCTCGGCCGCGCTGCACCTCGCCGAGGGCACACCGGTGGTGCAACTGCTGCGCCTGCGCCTGATCGACTCGCAGCCGACCATGATCGAGCGCAGCACGTTCGTGGAACAGGTCGGCAGGCTGCTGTTCGGGTTCGACTGCGACTCCGGGTCGATCTACGCGCACCTGGAAGCCAACGGCGTGGACACCACGCACGGCAGCCACGTGATCGACGCGGTCGCCGCCGACGAGACCGACCACGAACTGCTCGACGTCCCGGCCGGCGCGCCGCTGCTGCGTGAACGCCGCACGGCCACCAGCGTCACCGGCGAGCCCTTCGAGTACTCCGACGACCGCTACCGGCCGGACGTCGTCAGCTTCTCCATCGAGAACTCCCAACGGGCGCTTCCCGCCCTGTCCCGCATCGCCGAGAGGGCATCATGA
- a CDS encoding phosphonatase-like hydrolase → MIELAVFDIAGTTVDEHGAVYRALADATGVSEEDVVPWMGADKTEAIGALLGKTGQVVADTFQDFRRRLAEAYELKPPVALHGVPETIDRLRASGVKVALTTGFDRHVTTSILTTLKWEDKVDAVVCTDDVPAGRPAPYMIFRAMEATGIVDVSRVLVAGDTTRDLRAGTNAGAKMVVGVLTGGQNAATLGAVRHTHLLPGVADLLPYLASA, encoded by the coding sequence ATGATCGAACTGGCCGTTTTCGACATCGCCGGAACCACAGTGGACGAGCACGGCGCGGTCTACCGAGCGCTCGCCGACGCCACCGGTGTGTCCGAAGAGGACGTCGTGCCGTGGATGGGCGCGGACAAGACCGAGGCGATCGGCGCGCTGCTCGGCAAGACCGGCCAGGTCGTGGCCGACACCTTCCAGGACTTCCGCCGCAGGCTCGCCGAGGCGTACGAGCTCAAGCCGCCGGTCGCGCTGCACGGCGTGCCGGAGACCATCGACCGGCTGCGGGCAAGCGGCGTCAAGGTCGCGCTCACCACCGGCTTCGACCGGCACGTCACCACGTCCATCCTGACCACGCTGAAGTGGGAGGACAAAGTGGACGCGGTGGTGTGCACCGACGACGTCCCGGCGGGGCGCCCGGCGCCGTACATGATCTTCCGGGCGATGGAGGCGACCGGGATCGTGGACGTGTCCCGTGTCCTCGTCGCCGGGGACACCACCCGTGACCTGCGAGCGGGGACGAACGCGGGCGCGAAGATGGTCGTCGGTGTGCTCACCGGCGGTCAGAACGCGGCGACTCTCGGCGCGGTGCGGCACACGCACCTGTTGCCCGGCGTGGCCGATCTGCTGCCCTACTTGGCGTCCGCGTAA
- a CDS encoding bifunctional 3'-5' exonuclease/DNA polymerase, producing the protein MLVFVSPGRDGAGTARAVNTATSETIADHKPIDLGSWMASFEECEHPRWVLPAVDELYPNLLARGIRLDRCHDLTLSEGLLLAHEGRHGTHRNPAAAWARLHGRPEPEDKPPPARDTQPTLFELDERFHPIDQLIEVYDDQQRRIAANAHPDRLRLLTASESAGALAAAEMSAHGLPWSEQVHLELLESMLGPRTAPGVRPAKLAELAERIVAAFGGRSLNPDSPPSVVKAFAREGIDIPSTRAWVLKEIDHPAVEPLLEYKELARMWTAHGWSWLESWVRDGRFRPEYVVGGVVSGRWATRGGAALQLPKALRTAVRALPGWSLVVADAAQLEPRVLAALSDDRKLAEFASDVDLYAGLAADSFEGDRDKAKIAMLSAMYGGTSGGAGPLLAVLRKRFPQAVGHVEQAAQAGEQGRMVRSRLGRTSPFPSERWSALMERTEGTEEEMRKSRQAARDWGRFTRNFVVQASAADWALVLLVVLRRRLAALDPKAEIVFYQHDEFMVHCPAETAGLVTEQLLASGEEASRLLFGDTPVRFPLQIATVNSYADAK; encoded by the coding sequence ATGCTGGTGTTCGTATCGCCTGGCCGTGATGGAGCCGGTACAGCGCGTGCTGTGAACACCGCCACATCTGAAACGATAGCTGACCACAAGCCGATCGATCTGGGTTCGTGGATGGCTTCTTTCGAGGAATGTGAGCATCCGCGCTGGGTACTGCCCGCTGTCGACGAGCTGTACCCGAATCTGCTGGCCCGGGGAATCCGGCTGGACCGGTGCCACGACCTGACCCTGTCCGAGGGGCTGCTGCTGGCACACGAGGGCCGCCACGGAACGCACCGCAACCCTGCCGCGGCGTGGGCCCGGCTGCACGGCCGCCCCGAGCCGGAGGACAAACCGCCCCCGGCGCGGGACACCCAGCCCACGTTGTTCGAGCTCGACGAGCGCTTCCACCCGATCGACCAGCTCATCGAGGTGTACGACGACCAGCAGCGCCGGATCGCCGCCAACGCGCACCCGGACCGGCTGCGGCTGCTGACCGCCTCGGAGTCCGCGGGCGCGCTCGCAGCGGCCGAGATGAGCGCGCACGGGTTGCCGTGGAGCGAGCAGGTGCACCTCGAACTGCTGGAATCGATGCTCGGGCCGCGTACCGCCCCGGGTGTGCGCCCGGCGAAGCTGGCCGAGCTGGCGGAGCGGATCGTGGCGGCGTTCGGTGGGCGTTCGCTCAACCCGGACAGCCCGCCCAGCGTGGTCAAGGCCTTCGCCAGGGAGGGCATCGACATCCCCAGCACCCGCGCGTGGGTGCTCAAGGAGATCGACCACCCGGCGGTCGAGCCGCTGCTGGAGTACAAGGAACTGGCCAGGATGTGGACCGCGCACGGCTGGAGCTGGCTGGAGTCCTGGGTGCGGGACGGCCGGTTCCGCCCGGAGTACGTGGTCGGCGGCGTGGTGTCCGGCAGGTGGGCCACCCGCGGCGGCGCCGCGCTCCAGCTGCCGAAAGCTCTGCGCACGGCCGTCCGGGCGCTTCCCGGCTGGTCGCTGGTCGTGGCCGACGCGGCCCAGCTCGAACCGCGCGTGCTCGCGGCCCTGTCCGACGACCGCAAGCTGGCGGAGTTCGCCTCGGACGTGGACCTCTACGCGGGCCTGGCCGCGGACTCGTTCGAAGGCGACCGGGACAAGGCCAAGATCGCCATGCTGTCGGCGATGTACGGCGGTACCTCCGGCGGCGCCGGTCCCCTGCTCGCGGTGTTGCGCAAACGCTTTCCCCAGGCGGTCGGGCACGTCGAGCAGGCCGCGCAGGCCGGTGAGCAGGGCCGGATGGTCCGCTCCCGGCTCGGGCGCACCTCACCTTTCCCGTCGGAGCGCTGGAGTGCGTTGATGGAGCGCACCGAGGGCACCGAGGAGGAGATGCGCAAGTCACGCCAGGCAGCAAGGGACTGGGGCCGGTTCACGCGCAACTTCGTCGTCCAGGCCAGTGCCGCGGACTGGGCGCTGGTGCTGCTCGTGGTGCTGCGGCGCAGGCTCGCGGCACTCGACCCGAAGGCGGAGATCGTCTTCTACCAGCACGACGAGTTCATGGTGCACTGCCCGGCCGAGACAGCGGGCCTGGTCACCGAGCAGCTGCTGGCCTCGGGCGAGGAGGCCAGCCGGCTCTTGTTCGGCGACACGCCGGTGCGGTTCCCGCTGCAGATCGCGACGGTGAACAGTTACGCGGACGCCAAGTAG
- a CDS encoding acyl-CoA synthetase, whose protein sequence is MRNVVTRIPETLQSIRILSRAGLVPFPRLDEGLRSLRTVKQIGPIAGPVRMSARRDPRKVGIVDELGPLTYSQLESRSNALARAWAQRGLGEGSVIGVLCRDHRGLIDSMVASGKLGSRLLLLNTGFAKPQFADVVKRENVSALVYDEEFAPLLDAVEPAIPRFLAWTDTPAGESATTLEELIVNTDDRPLPNPGKPGGFVLLTSGTTGTPKGAPRQVKSGLSAAQLLDRIPMRVNECTVIAAPLFHGTALSQFIISFALGCTVVVRRKFDPEATLKMIQDNKATELVVVPVMLQRILDLGEDVVGSYDTSSLRIVFSAGSALSPELGNRATKAFGDVVYNLYGSTEVAVATVATPEDWRAAPGTVGKVPCGCRVNLYDDHGARITEPDVIGRIFVGSDLAFGGYTDGRNKEVIDGLLSSGDVGHFDAEGRLFIDGRDDDMIVSGGENVYPVEVENLLAEHPGVVEAAVIGVTDPEFGQRLRAFVVRRDGIDLDEDGVKAHVKANLARYKVPRDVQFLESLPRNPTGKLLRGKLSEMA, encoded by the coding sequence GTGCGGAACGTCGTGACGCGGATACCTGAGACGTTGCAGAGCATCAGGATCCTGAGCCGGGCCGGGCTGGTTCCGTTCCCGAGGCTGGACGAGGGCCTGCGCTCGCTGCGCACCGTCAAGCAGATCGGCCCGATCGCCGGCCCCGTCCGGATGTCGGCCCGCCGGGATCCCCGCAAGGTGGGGATCGTCGACGAACTGGGGCCGCTGACGTACTCGCAGCTGGAAAGCCGATCCAACGCACTGGCACGGGCGTGGGCGCAGCGCGGGCTCGGCGAGGGCTCGGTGATCGGTGTGCTGTGCCGCGACCACCGCGGCCTGATCGACTCGATGGTCGCGTCCGGCAAGCTCGGCAGCCGCCTGCTGCTGCTCAACACCGGGTTCGCCAAACCGCAGTTCGCCGACGTGGTCAAGCGGGAGAACGTGTCGGCCCTGGTGTACGACGAGGAGTTCGCGCCGCTGCTGGACGCGGTCGAGCCCGCGATCCCGCGCTTCCTCGCGTGGACGGACACGCCCGCGGGCGAGTCGGCGACCACACTCGAGGAGCTGATCGTCAACACCGACGACCGGCCGCTGCCCAACCCGGGCAAGCCCGGCGGGTTCGTGCTGCTGACCAGTGGGACGACCGGAACGCCGAAGGGCGCGCCACGCCAGGTCAAGTCCGGCCTGTCGGCGGCGCAACTGCTCGACCGCATCCCCATGCGTGTCAACGAGTGCACCGTGATCGCCGCGCCGCTGTTCCACGGAACCGCGCTGTCGCAGTTCATCATCTCGTTCGCGCTCGGGTGCACTGTGGTGGTGCGCCGCAAGTTCGACCCCGAGGCGACGCTGAAGATGATCCAGGACAACAAAGCCACCGAGCTGGTGGTCGTACCGGTGATGCTGCAGCGGATCCTGGACCTCGGTGAGGACGTGGTCGGCTCGTACGACACGTCGTCGTTGCGGATCGTGTTCTCGGCGGGTTCGGCGTTGTCGCCGGAACTCGGCAACCGGGCCACCAAGGCGTTCGGTGACGTCGTCTACAACCTCTACGGTTCAACGGAAGTCGCTGTCGCAACGGTCGCGACGCCCGAGGACTGGCGTGCCGCGCCCGGCACGGTCGGCAAGGTCCCGTGCGGATGCCGGGTGAACCTGTACGACGACCACGGCGCCCGCATCACCGAGCCGGACGTGATCGGCCGGATCTTCGTCGGCAGCGACCTCGCGTTCGGCGGCTACACCGACGGCCGCAACAAGGAAGTCATCGACGGGCTGCTGTCCAGCGGGGACGTCGGCCACTTCGACGCCGAGGGCAGGCTGTTCATCGACGGCCGCGACGACGACATGATCGTGTCCGGCGGCGAGAACGTCTACCCGGTCGAGGTGGAGAACCTCCTGGCGGAACACCCCGGTGTGGTCGAGGCGGCGGTGATCGGTGTGACCGATCCGGAGTTCGGCCAGCGGCTGCGGGCGTTCGTCGTCCGCCGTGACGGGATCGACCTCGACGAGGACGGGGTCAAGGCGCACGTCAAGGCGAACCTGGCCCGCTACAAGGTTCCCCGCGACGTGCAGTTCCTCGAGTCGCTGCCCCGCAACCCCACCGGAAAGCTGCTGCGCGGGAAGTTGTCCGAAATGGCGTGA
- a CDS encoding histidine phosphatase family protein, with amino-acid sequence MPLVYLVRHGQASFGAEDYDVLSPVGHLQGKHAGAELRRRGVHADQVWSGTLKRQRDTAAAAGFEARPRQDARWNEFDHLGLVRAAQGDPADPRGFQEALDAALRGWAGLEEFSETASGAVKDLLLGLEGGKTAVVFTSGGVIAAVCAWMWGLDASGFVAVNRVAVNCGITKLVHGRSGTSLVTYNDHAHFEGEHRELLTYR; translated from the coding sequence ATGCCACTGGTGTACCTCGTCCGGCACGGCCAGGCGTCCTTCGGCGCCGAGGACTACGACGTTCTCTCGCCTGTCGGGCACTTGCAGGGCAAGCACGCCGGTGCGGAGCTGCGGCGCCGTGGCGTGCACGCTGACCAGGTGTGGAGCGGGACGCTGAAGCGCCAGCGGGACACCGCTGCCGCCGCCGGGTTCGAGGCGCGACCACGGCAGGACGCGCGGTGGAACGAGTTCGACCACCTCGGGCTCGTCCGCGCGGCGCAGGGCGATCCGGCCGACCCGCGCGGCTTCCAGGAGGCGCTGGACGCCGCCTTGCGCGGGTGGGCGGGGCTGGAGGAATTCAGCGAAACCGCATCCGGCGCGGTCAAGGATCTGCTATTGGGTCTGGAGGGCGGGAAAACCGCTGTCGTGTTCACGTCCGGCGGGGTGATCGCGGCTGTCTGCGCGTGGATGTGGGGCCTGGACGCGAGCGGTTTCGTCGCGGTCAACCGGGTCGCGGTCAACTGCGGGATCACCAAACTCGTGCACGGCCGGTCGGGGACCAGTCTGGTCACGTACAACGACCACGCGCATTTCGAAGGCGAGCACCGCGAACTGCTCACCTATCGCTGA
- a CDS encoding QsdR family transcriptional regulator: protein MSATPGTPLTRALRGPSPAPRTAPIDAFRLARKWFLDGRRVDMQQLAAELGVSRATLYRWCGSRELLIGEVIWSINERLLHETRTKARGSGRALITRVLDRSLARIRDFEALRQFVAEDAEYALRIITSKQSVVQARLIEWTADFLREEVGLRDDIDLADLAYVIVRVCESFVWSDMITGAPPATDKAVKIVDLLIAAAER, encoded by the coding sequence ATGTCGGCGACACCGGGCACTCCGCTCACCCGTGCGTTGCGCGGACCGTCACCGGCGCCCCGCACCGCCCCGATCGACGCGTTCCGCCTTGCCAGGAAGTGGTTCCTGGACGGGCGCCGGGTCGACATGCAGCAGCTGGCCGCCGAGCTCGGGGTCAGCCGGGCGACGCTGTACCGCTGGTGCGGCAGCCGCGAACTGCTGATCGGCGAGGTGATCTGGTCGATCAACGAGCGCCTGCTGCACGAGACGCGCACGAAGGCGCGGGGCTCCGGCCGGGCGCTGATCACGCGCGTGCTCGACCGTTCGCTCGCGCGCATCCGCGATTTCGAGGCGCTGCGCCAGTTCGTGGCCGAGGACGCCGAGTACGCGCTGCGGATCATCACCTCGAAGCAGAGTGTCGTGCAGGCCAGGCTGATCGAGTGGACCGCGGACTTCCTGCGCGAGGAGGTCGGCCTGCGCGACGACATCGACCTCGCCGACCTGGCGTACGTGATCGTGCGCGTGTGCGAGTCGTTCGTGTGGAGCGACATGATCACCGGCGCTCCGCCCGCGACGGACAAGGCCGTGAAGATCGTGGATCTGCTCATCGCGGCCGCCGAGCGCTGA